The proteins below come from a single Molothrus ater isolate BHLD 08-10-18 breed brown headed cowbird chromosome 3, BPBGC_Mater_1.1, whole genome shotgun sequence genomic window:
- the LOC129046628 gene encoding uncharacterized protein LOC129046628 gives MCAAAEGGRERGRGLSDRRNFARQHRLEISCSHPERRSAYVGRGEERLPVPRGLLRPPPPSPGGKERVLAAGCGGSAVLSAARGTLPRRPWCRAGTGGSAPCGALPEGTPALPPSRTARSPPLAALCSAARAVGSPGARLFPPARRCPHPPESPALPTAPTGERLPPPTPARRSPSCMEPLARFPSPQLPIPSPMPRAFPLSSAGCSPGTSPACPIPGWLLRPSGVRRNRRGLGGTGEGEAGVDVMQLQTLRFPGPGGACSGAFRWWDGALRLPRADGSWRRSGRSSRCRAERINSSTSTAFNVSRA, from the coding sequence ATGTGCGCGGCtgcggagggagggagggagcgcgGGCGGGGGCTGTCCGACCGGCGCAACTTTGCGCGCCAGCATCGCTTGGAAATAAGCTGCTCGCACCCGGAGAGACGCTCTGCTTATGTGGGGCGAGGGGAGGAACGCCTGCCGGTGCCCCGAGGGCTTCTTcgccctcctcctccatcccccgGCGGGAAGGAGCGGGTCCTGGCCGCGGGGTGCGGGGGGAGCGCGGTGCTCAGCGCTGCGCGGGGGACGCTTCCCCGGCGCCCGTGGTGCCGCGCCGGGACAGGGGGCTCGGCGCCGTGCGGGGCGCTGCCAGAAGGGACCCCAGCACTGCCGCCCTCCCGCACAGCTCGGTCCCCGCCGCTCGCTGCCCTCTGCAGCGCTGCCCGTGCCGTCGGCTCCCCCGGTGCGAGGCTTTTCCCGCCCGCCCGGAGGTGTCCCCACCCCCCGGAGTCCCCCGCTCTCCCCACTGCCCCCACAGGGGAACgcctccctcctcccaccccagccaggcGATCCCCTTCCTGCATGGAGCCACTTGCAAGGTTCCCCTCACCCCAGCTTCCCATCCCGTCCCCAATGCCAAGagcttttcccctttcttctgCTGGGTGTTCCCCCGGCACCTCCCCGGCTTGCCCCATCCCGGGCTGGCTGCTCCGGCCCTCCGGCGTGCGGAGGAACCGTCGGGGATTGGGAGGGACAGGCGAAGGGGAGGCGGGGGTTGATGTTATGCAACTGCAGACCCTCCGCTTCCCCGGCCCTGGAGGAGCCTGTTCAGGGGCTTTTCGGTGGTGGGACGGGGCTCTGCGCCTTCCTCGGGCGGACGGCAGCTGGAGGCGGAGCGGGCGGAGCTCCCGCTGCCGCGCAG